From one Nematostella vectensis chromosome 7, jaNemVect1.1, whole genome shotgun sequence genomic stretch:
- the LOC5513026 gene encoding uncharacterized protein LOC5513026 produces MVSTNTKSSEIQDGGHVVVASNGGSRVELVDKHFLDYHANTMALGKPFRYDNTCLVTGGDDGTLRVYKINKASKINKVPRYQEISKLETKGGPLRCLEMHNTTKFSSADLIVGDAKGTLTILCNEQILNRRTLSEGCITALAVDEDFVGNLAIVVGDNRGVVTAVSPYGNLWRLQLQDACKHTHRELGVTPSVRCILPVRLQMIGGILTNYLLISDSCQNLFVLQNGMVVNRTQVTSVVTAMTCGSFMELLPQLLSPSQAFGSPRRQSTSIARQPQVAIGTEDGSIMVFADFQLHPYASVQLPVTRLVSVPNEERQDAGDYLLCAGHFNALVVLLRQELVLRLETDDWVHTIACTEGCSRDGRLDVALGLLNNTIQTYEITL; encoded by the exons ATGGTTTCTACTAATACTAAGTCGTCggaaatacaagatggcggtcaTGTTGTTGTTGCGAGTAATGGCGGATCACGTGTGGAACTCGTTGACAAGCACTTTTTAGATTATCATGCTAACACGATGGCGTTAGGAAAGCCTTTCAG GTATGATAACACTTGTCTTGTGACtggaggtgatgatggtaCTTTGAGAGTTTACAAAATCAACAAAGCCAGCAAAATCAACAAAGTCCCAAGATACCAG GAGATTTCCAAGCTTGAAACAAAAGGTGGCCCCCTCCGCTGCCTGGAAATGCACAACACCACAAAGTTCAGCTCAGCAGACCTGATTGTTGGAGATGCTAAAGGAACACTGACCATCCTATGCAACGAGCAAATACTAAACAGGCGAACGCTGTCTGAGGGATGCATTACTGCTCTTGCCGTTGATGAAGATTTTG TGGGCAATCTGGCTATTGTTGTTGGAGATAACAGAGGAGTTGTAACAGCTGTGTCGCCCTATGGCAACCTATGGAGACTACAACTGCAGGACGCATGCAAGCACACACATAGA GAGCTTGGAGTGACACCCTCAGTGCGGTGCATACTCCCAGTAAGACTGCAGATGATTGGCGGCATCCTCACAAACTACCTCCTCATCTCAGACAGCTGTCAAAACCTCTTTGTCCTTCAGAACGGCATGGTGGTAAACCGAACACAGGTAACATCTGTTGTCACGGCAATGACATGTGGGTCCTTTATGGAGCTGCTGCCACAACTCCTCTCCCCCTCTCAAGCATTTGGTAGCCCTCGACGGCAAAGCACATCCATTGCTAGGCAACCCCAGGTTGCCATAGGAACAGAAGATGGGAGCATAATGGTATTTGCGGACTTTCAGCTGCATCCTTATGCCTCTGTTCAGCTGCCCGTAACTCGTTTGGTATCGGTCCCTAATGAGGAGAGACAGGACGCAGGGGATTATCTACTGTGTGCTGGACATTTTAATGCACTTGTGGTGCTGTTAAGACAGGAGCTGGTGTTACGGCTTGAGACGGATGATTGGGTTCATACGATTGCTTGTACTGAGGGTTGCTCTCGAGATGGAAGGCTTGATGTTGCTCTTGGACTGCTAAACAACACCATACAGACTTATGAGATAACTTTGTAG